Sequence from the Thermoanaerobacter uzonensis DSM 18761 genome:
GGCTGTGATTATACTGGCTGTCAATCCAAGGATGACAATTACCAAAAATATAAATATTCCCAGTGGAATATGAGTTACTACTGTTCCTATAAATCTTTTAAATTTATCTTTAAATATCTCAAATAAAAGTCCTGATAAAAATACGGCTGCTGTTATTAAATACAAAAGATGATTTTTAAATATGTGAACTATCAGGTCATAAGAAAATACTCCTGATACAAATGCTGTGGCGACCCCCATTGAAAAAAGAAAATATTCGATGTTGTGTTCTATATGCCTATTTACAAGAGGCAAAATTAGGATCATTAATAATATTAGTAAGAGTACAACAATAACCACAATCCATCCTCCTTTTATATTATTATTTGTATTATTTTGTAAAATAAAAAGTGGGAAAACTCACCTTTAAGATGAGCTTCCCACCCAAGAAGCCGAAAATTCTTGAACAAGTCATAAGACTTGCCAACCGTAAAAACTTTATTTACTTTATTAAAATTATAACATAGAGGTATTTACATAAGCAACAGAGATTATATAAATTAGCTCAGTACAGTGATTAAAAATATTCCGTATAATACTCCTCCAACCATCAGCATAAAAGGATTAACTGACTTTCTCATATTTATCCACATTAAATTTAAAATAGCTGAAGTTAAAGCTAACATGGCACTTAAAAAAGCTATTCCTGTGATGTTCCATGGCGTAAACAGTATACCAACAGTAACTGGTATGGAAGACTGAAACACCATTGCACCTGTAATATTTCCAAGTGCAAGAGTGTCTTTTTTTTGTCCTACCCACACAATAGAATTAAGCTTTTCAGGCAGTTCTGTTGCAATAGGCGTTATGACAATTGAGAGTATTAAAGGTGAAATTCCCATCATGTGAGACAAATCTTTTACATATCCTACAAACAAATGAGCGCCAAAAATTATTCCTAAAAGAGATAGAATTAATTGACTGGTTGTCCAAAGTAAATTAGTTTTTACTCCTAAAAACTTTGAAAAGTATAGAGTTCCTATATTTTCATCTAATTGCTGGTCGTCTGAAAAAGTCCGTTTTACATAAAAAGCATACGCTAAAAGTACCAATATAACTGCGGATATTCTAATTTCGTTAAATTGATTAAAGACAGAAGCAAAAATTGCTATTGTATATATGATGATAAAATATGTTAAATCTCTTTGAAACACTTTTTTATTTGCATTCATTTTCAACTTTCTTTTTCCAAAAAGAGAATAGATTATGACAGCAGCACCTGTTATCAAAAATCCTAAAGTAGAAAGCATAAAAGGAGCTCCT
This genomic interval carries:
- a CDS encoding sodium:calcium antiporter, yielding MTQDIVMLLFSLAFILLSCILFTNSVEWFGKKLNLSQGVVGSILAAVGTALPETIIPIIAILFYGGREASQIATGAILGAPFMLSTLGFLITGAAVIIYSLFGKRKLKMNANKKVFQRDLTYFIIIYTIAIFASVFNQFNEIRISAVILVLLAYAFYVKRTFSDDQQLDENIGTLYFSKFLGVKTNLLWTTSQLILSLLGIIFGAHLFVGYVKDLSHMMGISPLILSIVITPIATELPEKLNSIVWVGQKKDTLALGNITGAMVFQSSIPVTVGILFTPWNITGIAFLSAMLALTSAILNLMWINMRKSVNPFMLMVGGVLYGIFLITVLS